One segment of Candidatus Falkowbacteria bacterium DNA contains the following:
- a CDS encoding prepilin-type N-terminal cleavage/methylation domain-containing protein: MNNTHKQNGFTFIELVTVVAVVAALMTLAVVSFNRPRIQGRDSKRVNDIKAIQTALELYYNRNNSYPTYIIPGQLLGSGNNVYLNPVPTNQAPRNDGNCGNNEYTYSALDDNKDYEINFCLGGDTDKNSNATMGSNVASKNGINVAPGLVAWWKLNENTGNDAYDTTGNNNICHHNPAPEISGFFWGDLPSCKTGLCAQFNGIANSYLDCGQSDAYLVNSGSISLWFKADNSISNSDNRLVEIGSDINPELDMVSLIWNGANVYLQEIKAAGEIATLNSNTDTDLQTDTWYYVVGTWDSTGANIYVKGDGVNIVNSASGDSTLALPQGHTILSIGNNTYGDFNNPWNGNIDDVRIYNRALSATEIQAIYNSLK, encoded by the coding sequence ATGAACAATACTCATAAACAAAATGGCTTCACTTTTATAGAGCTAGTTACGGTTGTTGCGGTTGTAGCCGCACTTATGACCTTAGCGGTTGTTAGTTTTAATAGACCACGAATTCAAGGACGAGACAGCAAAAGAGTTAATGACATCAAAGCAATTCAAACAGCTTTAGAATTATATTACAATCGCAATAATTCTTACCCGACTTATATAATCCCTGGCCAACTACTTGGCAGTGGCAACAATGTTTATCTTAATCCTGTGCCGACAAACCAGGCACCAAGAAATGACGGAAATTGCGGAAATAATGAGTACACCTACTCTGCGTTAGATGATAATAAAGATTATGAAATAAATTTTTGCCTGGGTGGTGACACAGATAAAAATTCAAACGCCACAATGGGGTCCAATGTTGCTAGCAAAAACGGCATTAACGTTGCACCAGGCTTAGTTGCTTGGTGGAAATTGAATGAAAATACCGGCAATGATGCTTATGATACAACTGGAAACAATAATATTTGCCATCATAATCCTGCCCCTGAAATAAGCGGCTTCTTCTGGGGAGATTTACCTAGTTGTAAGACTGGTCTTTGCGCACAGTTTAACGGTATAGCTAATTCATACCTTGATTGCGGACAAAGCGATGCCTATCTTGTTAATAGTGGTTCAATTTCTTTGTGGTTCAAAGCTGATAATAGTATTTCTAATAGCGACAACCGTTTAGTTGAAATTGGTAGCGACATTAATCCAGAGCTTGATATGGTTAGCTTAATTTGGAATGGTGCAAATGTCTATCTTCAAGAAATCAAAGCTGCAGGAGAAATAGCAACCCTTAACTCTAATACGGATACCGATCTACAAACCGACACCTGGTATTACGTAGTCGGAACCTGGGATTCTACTGGAGCCAATATTTATGTCAAAGGCGATGGAGTAAACATTGTAAATAGCGCAAGCGGAGATAGTACATTAGCACTTCCTCAGGGCCACACTATATTGAGCATCGGAAATAATACTTATGGTGATTTTAACAACCCTTGGAATGGCAACATTGATGATGTCAGAATATATAACCGAGCCTTGTCGGCAACAGAAATACAAGCAATCTACAACTCACTTAAATAG
- a CDS encoding cupin domain-containing protein produces the protein MKGYFAPIEKETIENTNFRKVVYTAKHCQLVLMSLKPNEEIGMEVHSDNDQFFRFEKGTGKVIIDGNEYEVMDGSAIIVPAGAQHNVINASATDDLKLYTIYSPAHHQDGIVRATKEEALASEEEFDGTTTE, from the coding sequence ATGAAAGGATATTTTGCTCCAATTGAAAAAGAAACAATTGAAAATACAAATTTTCGTAAGGTTGTTTATACGGCTAAGCATTGTCAATTGGTTTTGATGTCACTAAAACCAAATGAAGAGATTGGCATGGAAGTTCATTCTGACAATGATCAATTTTTCCGTTTTGAAAAGGGGACTGGAAAAGTTATTATTGATGGCAATGAATACGAAGTTATGGATGGCTCAGCGATTATAGTTCCTGCCGGTGCCCAACATAATGTTATAAATGCTTCTGCAACTGACGACTTAAAATTATATACCATTTATTCTCCAGCTCATCACCAAGACGGCATTGTTCGCGCCACTAAAGAAGAAGCGCTCGCGAGCGAAGAAGAATTTGATGGCACTACTACTGAGTAG
- a CDS encoding EamA family transporter, whose translation MSWIIYAILSAFFASLVAIFGKIGIKGVDSNLAVAIRTVIIVVFAWVIVFIQGNAHEVMKISKYSYIFIILSAIATGLSWLFYYKALQIGEASRVAPIDKLSVALTIILAFMFLGEKPALGNILGGVLVTAGVLATVLIK comes from the coding sequence ATGTCTTGGATTATCTATGCAATTTTATCAGCATTTTTTGCTTCTTTGGTTGCCATCTTTGGCAAGATTGGTATTAAAGGCGTTGATAGTAACCTAGCAGTTGCAATACGCACAGTAATTATTGTGGTTTTTGCTTGGGTAATTGTCTTTATTCAAGGCAATGCTCATGAGGTAATGAAAATTTCTAAATATTCATATATCTTTATTATCTTATCAGCCATAGCGACTGGTTTGTCATGGTTATTCTATTACAAAGCCTTACAAATAGGGGAAGCCTCACGCGTCGCACCAATTGATAAACTAAGTGTCGCCTTAACTATAATTTTAGCTTTTATGTTTTTAGGTGAAAAACCAGCCTTGGGTAATATACTAGGCGGAGTATTGGTAACTGCTGGCGTTTTAGCAACAGTTTTAATAAAATAG
- a CDS encoding type II secretion system protein gives MIKKNGFTFVEVITTVAIIGVLATIAAISIRALQMNGRDARRVSDINEIRNALSLYYSKYNQYPTSITPGQRFQLGNTIFMEKVPSNPTPRNDGNCNDSEYIYETQNNNISYTINFCLGDNFADIRYGNNQAVPEGIIPN, from the coding sequence ATGATTAAGAAAAATGGCTTCACTTTTGTTGAGGTAATAACAACCGTTGCTATCATTGGCGTTCTAGCAACTATTGCGGCGATTTCCATCCGAGCCTTACAAATGAACGGTCGTGATGCACGTCGAGTTAGCGATATAAATGAGATAAGAAACGCACTCAGCCTCTATTATTCAAAATATAATCAGTACCCAACTTCAATTACGCCGGGCCAACGCTTTCAATTGGGTAACACTATTTTTATGGAAAAGGTTCCATCAAATCCTACACCTAGAAATGATGGTAACTGCAATGACAGTGAATATATTTATGAAACTCAAAATAACAACATATCCTATACTATAAACTTTTGTTTAGGAGATAATTTTGCAGATATAAGATATGGTAATAATCAAGCTGTGCCAGAAGGCATTATCCCAAACTAA
- a CDS encoding prepilin-type N-terminal cleavage/methylation domain-containing protein — protein sequence MKLKSKNNSAFTLIELLVVIAIIGVLATTAVISLSNPRVKSRDAKRLADVKTIQVGLQMYFNSMGFYPTVITAGNQIVNPSNSIVYLEKVPSNPEPRKEASCANSDYIYERTSPTSYNICFCLAGDSGSAKAGINKLTPDGSIADCGCKITDKDGNQYDTVKIGSQCWMQQNLRVGSRVNGSENQRNADAGDIQKYCYDDEPSNCVSEGGLYQWHTAMALPQDCDTAPTNETDACTPGLVHQGICPIGWHIPNETDWQTLSDFAGGDALAGKKLKAKSTSVVPWNGTDNYGFVATPGGQRGGGNFIWHGYSELYWSTQRYIDDFSYSREIISDFDTFDYGWSHRYYGFSVRCLKD from the coding sequence ATGAAACTCAAATCTAAAAACAATTCAGCATTTACGCTTATAGAATTATTAGTTGTTATTGCAATTATAGGTGTTTTGGCTACTACCGCAGTAATATCTTTATCCAATCCACGAGTAAAATCTAGGGATGCTAAAAGATTAGCAGACGTTAAGACTATCCAAGTGGGGCTTCAGATGTATTTTAATTCCATGGGTTTTTATCCAACTGTTATTACGGCAGGCAATCAAATAGTTAATCCTAGTAATTCAATTGTGTATTTAGAAAAGGTGCCATCAAATCCAGAGCCCAGAAAAGAAGCAAGTTGTGCTAATAGTGATTATATCTATGAACGAACTTCGCCTACTTCTTACAATATTTGTTTTTGTTTAGCAGGGGATTCAGGTTCAGCTAAGGCCGGTATAAATAAGTTAACGCCAGACGGGAGTATTGCTGATTGCGGTTGTAAGATTACTGACAAGGACGGTAATCAGTACGATACAGTAAAAATTGGATCTCAGTGTTGGATGCAACAAAATTTGAGAGTTGGTTCTAGGGTTAATGGTAGCGAGAACCAAAGAAATGCTGATGCTGGTGATATTCAAAAATATTGCTATGATGATGAGCCTTCTAACTGCGTTTCTGAAGGCGGGCTATATCAATGGCATACAGCCATGGCTTTACCTCAGGATTGTGATACCGCACCTACTAACGAGACTGACGCTTGTACTCCTGGTCTAGTTCATCAGGGTATTTGCCCAATTGGTTGGCATATACCAAATGAAACTGACTGGCAGACTTTATCAGATTTTGCCGGTGGAGATGCTTTGGCTGGTAAGAAGCTAAAAGCGAAGTCCACGTCAGTAGTTCCCTGGAATGGAACCGATAACTATGGATTTGTTGCGACACCCGGAGGCCAAAGAGGCGGCGGTAATTTTATTTGGCATGGTTACAGTGAGCTTTATTGGTCAACTCAACGTTACATTGATGATTTCTCTTATAGCAGAGAAATCATCTCCGATTTTGATACCTTTGATTATGGGTGGAGTCACCGCTACTATGGTTTTTCGGTTAGATGTCTTAAAGATTAA
- a CDS encoding CHAP domain-containing protein: MFFYNFFRKLILVFLFVLYFVVSVNIVYSASSNETIIYPTKNYSIGPEGATKHIFLGNQVIATIDGSDNSATVYYIYPDHINSSSLVLDRQQKINELTDYYAFGSLRFDNKLAKHDEKRKFIGQEYDQFSNLQYLNARYYDSLSARFISQDPEFWQLGEECLIDPQQQNSYSYSRNNPIVYSDPFGLSAAIYNSIPNGGWRFGQRMGEFNGVVAYYNGVGSSGTTYSCVEFAKRYQSQVYGIKNIGPVGDAKTMWNMVNTINNRLASAKSSYTFTQHVNGKSFNLPSEGDLLFWTEGKYGHVMVVTEAKFDNKTNRGYVEIIDQNASKQAVRSFDVKKTSSGYSILKSDGTAMAGWFSPTSVNEAVKVSNSAPAVKAQANQPSFFKNFWNRVSQFLKR; the protein is encoded by the coding sequence ATGTTTTTTTATAATTTTTTTCGAAAACTAATTTTAGTTTTCTTGTTTGTTTTGTACTTTGTTGTTTCTGTAAATATTGTTTATTCTGCCTCTTCTAATGAAACAATAATTTATCCCACTAAAAATTATTCGATTGGTCCTGAAGGAGCAACTAAGCATATTTTTTTGGGTAATCAAGTTATCGCTACGATTGACGGCTCTGATAATTCAGCTACGGTTTACTATATTTATCCAGATCATATTAATAGCTCCAGTCTTGTCTTAGATAGGCAGCAGAAAATTAATGAACTGACTGATTATTATGCTTTTGGATCACTGCGTTTTGATAATAAATTAGCTAAGCATGACGAAAAAAGAAAATTTATTGGTCAGGAGTATGACCAATTTAGTAATTTACAGTATTTGAATGCGCGTTATTATGATTCATTAAGCGCTAGATTTATTAGTCAGGATCCAGAATTTTGGCAATTAGGCGAAGAATGTTTAATTGATCCGCAGCAACAAAATAGCTATAGTTATAGTAGAAATAATCCAATTGTTTATAGTGATCCTTTTGGTTTATCAGCCGCGATTTACAATTCTATTCCTAATGGCGGCTGGCGTTTTGGACAGAGAATGGGGGAGTTTAATGGCGTAGTGGCTTATTATAATGGCGTTGGTAGTTCTGGCACGACTTATAGTTGCGTTGAATTTGCTAAAAGGTATCAGTCGCAAGTTTATGGTATTAAAAACATTGGACCAGTCGGTGACGCTAAAACAATGTGGAATATGGTTAATACGATTAATAATCGTTTAGCTAGCGCCAAATCGTCTTATACTTTTACACAGCATGTTAATGGTAAAAGTTTCAACTTACCAAGCGAAGGTGATCTATTATTTTGGACTGAAGGTAAGTATGGTCATGTTATGGTTGTAACTGAAGCGAAATTTGATAATAAAACTAACAGAGGCTATGTTGAAATTATTGATCAGAATGCCAGCAAGCAAGCAGTTCGAAGTTTTGATGTTAAGAAAACTAGTAGCGGTTACTCAATTTTAAAAAGTGATGGCACAGCAATGGCTGGTTGGTTTAGCCCAACGTCAGTTAATGAGGCAGTGAAAGTTAGTAACTCTGCTCCAGCCGTCAAGGCACAAGCGAACCAGCCATCCTTTTTCAAAAATTTTTGGAATAGGGTTAGTCAATTTTTAAAAAGATAA
- a CDS encoding phosphatase PAP2 family protein: MSLLFYKFFANIAALFKGRNLLWQISAIILTSVFVLSGFDWWYFTATRFVPHFAWLPAAALGGLLPIIVPLIYLAIGFIRKNKSSLNLGFALGQAGILGLLFSFAYKSVTGRLQPDLVNSLIDVSHNFRFGFMRGGVFWGWPSSHTTVAFATALTLIYLYPKNKVLKYIMLIYAFYIGLAVSTSIHWFSEFVAGAIFGSLVGVLVGTNFRKRINSLIE, from the coding sequence ATGTCTCTACTTTTCTATAAATTTTTTGCCAATATCGCTGCTTTATTTAAAGGGCGTAATTTACTGTGGCAAATTAGTGCTATTATCTTAACCTCGGTTTTCGTTTTATCAGGTTTTGATTGGTGGTATTTTACGGCCACACGTTTTGTTCCTCATTTTGCCTGGTTGCCGGCGGCTGCTTTGGGCGGACTTTTGCCTATTATTGTTCCGCTAATTTATTTAGCAATTGGTTTTATTAGAAAAAATAAATCATCGTTAAATTTAGGCTTTGCTTTAGGCCAGGCTGGCATACTTGGACTATTGTTTTCTTTTGCCTATAAATCAGTCACCGGTCGTTTGCAGCCAGATTTAGTTAATAGTTTAATTGACGTTAGTCATAATTTTAGATTTGGCTTTATGCGTGGCGGAGTTTTTTGGGGTTGGCCATCATCACATACCACAGTGGCCTTTGCTACTGCTCTAACTTTGATTTATTTATATCCTAAAAATAAAGTGTTAAAATATATTATGCTGATCTATGCATTTTATATTGGCTTAGCTGTTTCTACGAGTATCCATTGGTTTTCAGAATTTGTGGCAGGTGCGATTTTTGGTAGTTTGGTTGGTGTGTTAGTCGGAACTAATTTTAGAAAAAGAATTAATTCTTTAATTGAATAA
- a CDS encoding class I SAM-dependent methyltransferase produces MSNKSEDIKEFWDEAALDYNEHMLQTGHYKAQAEVINLLEDQIKSPVIDLAAGTGYLSKILLQKNLEVTLNDFSDRMINLCKESLQSFSEGSFIKNNAEAIAVDKKFQTIICCNLFYYLQDRVKAIAGWKSILEDGGRIILLEEFPFQQPTTELMSSHDKRLMDLINPVTPQDIKLYFKDFKFIKEVKTAINQEHDLYGLVFGS; encoded by the coding sequence ATGTCTAATAAGTCGGAAGATATTAAAGAGTTCTGGGACGAAGCGGCTTTGGATTATAATGAACACATGTTGCAAACAGGGCATTATAAAGCTCAAGCCGAAGTTATTAATTTATTAGAAGACCAGATAAAATCTCCAGTTATAGATTTAGCGGCTGGTACTGGTTATTTGTCTAAAATTTTACTTCAGAAAAATTTGGAAGTTACGCTTAATGATTTTTCTGATAGAATGATTAATTTGTGCAAAGAAAGTTTGCAATCATTTAGTGAAGGCTCATTTATTAAAAATAACGCGGAGGCTATAGCAGTAGATAAAAAATTTCAAACGATTATTTGTTGTAATCTTTTTTATTATTTACAGGATAGAGTTAAAGCTATTGCTGGTTGGAAGAGTATTTTAGAAGACGGTGGTAGGATAATTTTATTAGAAGAATTTCCTTTCCAGCAGCCAACAACAGAATTGATGTCATCGCACGACAAGCGTTTAATGGATTTGATTAATCCAGTTACGCCACAAGATATAAAATTATATTTTAAAGATTTTAAATTTATTAAAGAAGTAAAAACAGCGATTAATCAAGAGCATGATTTATATGGTTTGGTTTTTGGTTCATAG
- the dtd gene encoding D-aminoacyl-tRNA deacylase, giving the protein MRCLIQRVNHASVKINESEISHINNGLLVFVAIHVNDAEESISKMAEKIIKLRIFEDETGKMNKSVLDINGEVLVVSQFTLYGDCSKGNRPSFIESASPDKAKQHYDKFIKYLSEKDIKIQTGQFQAHMKIELTNDGPVTVIVET; this is encoded by the coding sequence ATGCGTTGCCTTATTCAGCGTGTTAATCACGCATCAGTTAAAATAAATGAATCAGAAATTAGCCATATAAATAATGGTCTTTTGGTTTTTGTTGCCATACATGTTAATGACGCTGAAGAATCAATCTCTAAAATGGCTGAGAAGATTATAAAGCTAAGAATTTTTGAAGACGAGACAGGAAAAATGAATAAATCAGTCTTGGATATAAACGGCGAGGTTTTAGTTGTTTCGCAATTTACTTTATACGGTGACTGCTCGAAAGGCAATCGACCAAGCTTCATTGAATCTGCGTCTCCGGATAAAGCTAAACAACACTATGACAAATTTATAAAATACTTATCAGAAAAAGATATTAAAATTCAAACTGGTCAATTCCAAGCACATATGAAAATTGAATTAACTAATGATGGACCAGTTACCGTAATAGTAGAAACTTAA
- a CDS encoding protein kinase gives MDNLEFPVENYEDKLSQFYKNNILSLNVKDGHEDVAGIIGGDINLNKEEIYSDGDTKVFVGYNKDTGDEVVVKEVNENPLAPRTLEERSEVEKYLLDSNFSHPAACLPLKIIEKDGQLIKIYPRAKGDLEEYLKENSKLPPKEALMIAISLSDVVEKLHQINVVHADIAPLNILIYDNGIKLSDFDDAYVSNFVKNKDGVNRFIMPPEFFKKGDQFDKTVDIYELGVNLYKFLSGKWPHEINEDGTTYEERQEKYRELQQNEKIEFPDSIPDAIRPIIEKAMSVDPKDRYPSARDLTNDLLKVYKTLE, from the coding sequence ATGGATAATTTGGAATTTCCTGTTGAAAATTATGAAGACAAGCTCAGCCAGTTTTATAAAAATAATATCTTATCTTTAAATGTCAAAGATGGTCATGAGGATGTGGCTGGTATTATAGGAGGGGATATTAATCTCAATAAAGAAGAGATATATAGTGACGGAGATACAAAGGTTTTTGTGGGCTATAATAAAGACACTGGTGATGAGGTAGTAGTAAAGGAAGTTAATGAGAATCCTTTGGCACCGCGAACTTTAGAAGAGAGATCGGAAGTGGAAAAATATTTACTTGATTCTAATTTTTCTCATCCAGCAGCTTGTTTACCTTTAAAGATTATAGAAAAAGACGGCCAACTTATAAAAATTTACCCCAGGGCGAAAGGCGATCTTGAGGAATATTTAAAAGAAAATTCTAAACTACCTCCTAAAGAAGCCCTAATGATCGCTATAAGTTTAAGTGATGTAGTAGAAAAGCTTCATCAGATTAATGTAGTTCACGCAGATATTGCACCCCTTAATATTCTTATTTATGACAATGGAATTAAATTAAGTGACTTTGATGATGCGTATGTTAGTAATTTTGTAAAAAATAAAGACGGAGTTAATCGTTTTATTATGCCACCAGAATTTTTTAAGAAAGGTGACCAATTTGACAAGACCGTTGATATTTATGAGCTAGGAGTTAATCTTTATAAATTTCTATCTGGTAAGTGGCCTCATGAAATTAATGAGGACGGGACAACTTACGAAGAAAGACAGGAAAAATATAGAGAGCTGCAGCAAAATGAAAAAATTGAATTTCCAGATTCTATTCCTGATGCTATTAGGCCAATTATAGAAAAAGCAATGTCGGTTGATCCAAAAGATCGTTATCCTAGCGCTAGAGACTTAACGAATGATTTATTAAAGGTTTATAAAACATTAGAGTAA
- a CDS encoding 2,3-bisphosphoglycerate-dependent phosphoglycerate mutase, whose protein sequence is MKQPNLVLVRHGESLWNSKNVFTGWVDIGLSEKGRREAANAGKILKKNGFVFDHTFASVLRRSIKTLWIMLEEMDQMSLPIEYSWRLNERHYGGLQGKNKATAEQKYGHEQFMAWRRGYNEKPPAGDELSRKGQVPASVCGLKPNLMPNGESLKDTVRRVVPYWMSAIRPALRRGERVLVVAHGNSLRALVKYLDGISDKEIVNFEIPTGVPLCYDIAAGRVLKSYFLKK, encoded by the coding sequence ATGAAACAACCTAATCTTGTTTTAGTTCGCCACGGCGAGAGTCTTTGGAACAGTAAAAATGTTTTTACTGGTTGGGTTGATATTGGCTTGTCGGAGAAAGGTAGGCGCGAAGCAGCTAATGCTGGTAAAATACTTAAGAAGAATGGTTTTGTTTTTGACCATACTTTTGCCTCAGTCTTAAGGCGTTCTATTAAAACGCTCTGGATAATGCTTGAGGAGATGGATCAGATGTCTTTACCTATTGAATACTCTTGGAGGCTTAATGAACGTCACTACGGTGGCCTACAAGGCAAAAATAAGGCTACAGCCGAGCAAAAATATGGACATGAGCAATTTATGGCATGGCGCCGCGGATACAACGAGAAGCCACCTGCGGGCGATGAACTTAGCCGCAAGGGCCAAGTTCCAGCCTCGGTTTGCGGTTTAAAGCCAAATTTGATGCCAAATGGAGAATCATTAAAAGATACTGTTCGACGTGTAGTCCCTTATTGGATGTCAGCTATTAGACCAGCCCTAAGAAGAGGGGAAAGAGTCTTAGTCGTAGCTCACGGTAATAGCTTAAGAGCTTTGGTTAAGTACTTGGACGGTATTAGTGATAAGGAAATTGTTAATTTTGAGATTCCAACTGGCGTGCCGCTATGTTATGACATTGCTGCTGGTAGAGTACTGAAGAGTTATTTTCTTAAAAAGTAA
- a CDS encoding DUF5663 domain-containing protein, translating to MLANKSLDDFIIELLKEKDLSILAPEVVEQLKSDLQTRLEDRINAAILGNIPEDKLDEFEQLLDAPDEDKMQEFLNSVVPDLEAVVALELFNFRKLYLA from the coding sequence ATGTTAGCCAATAAAAGCTTAGATGACTTTATTATTGAGTTGCTTAAAGAGAAAGACTTAAGTATTCTCGCTCCCGAGGTAGTTGAGCAATTAAAAAGTGACTTGCAAACTAGACTAGAAGATAGAATCAACGCCGCTATTTTAGGCAATATTCCAGAAGATAAATTAGATGAATTTGAACAGTTGCTTGATGCGCCAGATGAAGATAAAATGCAAGAATTTTTAAATAGTGTTGTGCCTGACTTAGAAGCCGTGGTAGCACTGGAGTTATTTAATTTTAGGAAATTATATTTAGCCTAG
- a CDS encoding phosphoribosyltransferase family protein: MGLEKKLITIGGVDYALTIPASEIQKKVKETGMDIINKYREKKHAPIILAISNGGVPFAIDAIRYLDGEGFANEYASIGVEGYGKTEKVGKISVYSHPRVLLFGRDVIILEDLIDTGHSLNFVYKYVKEKQAKSVAVYPVCKKLKHFELDFYISGVPFELPDGWAIGYGMNDKNGFGRGLSGIYVRVESN, translated from the coding sequence ATGGGATTAGAGAAAAAACTCATAACAATAGGCGGAGTTGATTATGCTCTTACTATTCCTGCCTCTGAAATACAAAAAAAGGTCAAGGAAACAGGAATGGATATAATCAATAAATATCGTGAAAAAAAACACGCACCAATCATACTGGCTATTTCAAACGGTGGAGTACCCTTCGCAATAGATGCAATAAGATATCTAGACGGAGAAGGTTTTGCCAATGAATATGCAAGTATTGGTGTTGAAGGTTATGGCAAGACTGAAAAAGTTGGTAAAATATCAGTTTATAGCCACCCACGAGTACTATTGTTTGGTAGAGATGTAATAATACTAGAAGACTTGATAGACACGGGGCATAGTTTAAATTTTGTCTATAAATATGTCAAAGAAAAGCAAGCAAAAAGCGTTGCTGTTTATCCTGTCTGTAAAAAGCTAAAGCATTTTGAACTTGATTTTTATATATCAGGCGTGCCATTTGAGCTGCCAGACGGATGGGCAATTGGCTACGGCATGAATGACAAAAATGGATTTGGTAGGGGCCTGTCAGGGATATACGTAAGAGTAGAAAGCAACTAA
- the rpmB gene encoding 50S ribosomal protein L28: MATSCQLTGKRTQSGFNKSHSNRRTKRTFKPNLQTKRVKNPKTGRMVKLTLSTTAIKTLKKWDAAGKVYDLEKLVAQR, encoded by the coding sequence ATGGCGACATCTTGTCAGTTAACCGGTAAACGAACACAAAGCGGCTTTAATAAGAGCCACTCAAATCGTCGTACCAAGCGCACGTTTAAGCCAAATCTTCAGACCAAGCGGGTGAAAAATCCTAAGACCGGTCGGATGGTAAAACTTACTTTAAGCACAACCGCTATCAAGACTCTTAAGAAGTGGGACGCAGCTGGTAAAGTTTATGATCTAGAGAAGCTAGTTGCTCAGCGCTAG
- a CDS encoding HU family DNA-binding protein: MTKSQFMEALASKTGMSKKDVATVMTELATMAYSEVKKAGEFVLPGFGKLVKVKRAARMGRNPATGESIQIAAKTVVKFRLSKAAKDAVL, translated from the coding sequence ATGACAAAGTCTCAATTCATGGAAGCTTTGGCTTCCAAGACAGGCATGTCCAAGAAGGATGTTGCCACCGTGATGACTGAATTAGCTACTATGGCTTATTCAGAAGTTAAAAAAGCTGGTGAATTTGTTTTGCCTGGCTTTGGTAAATTAGTTAAGGTTAAGCGTGCTGCTCGTATGGGCCGCAACCCAGCAACTGGTGAATCAATCCAGATCGCAGCTAAGACTGTTGTTAAGTTCCGTCTTTCAAAAGCAGCTAAGGACGCTGTTCTATAA